The DNA window TTCCTCCGCCGATACAAAGCTGCTCGGGAAATGGCAGCAGTCAAAAgcaattttccttctttatttttattttcgttttttaattaatttttttgcgCTCTTTCCTGTGAGAAAGAATTAATTTCCTAAAtacatacaatttttttttcaaatttttaaattttttgggTGTGTGCGTGCGTGTGTGTGGAAGCACCGGGTTCCTGCGATCGGTGTCTGAATGAAACTACGTAAATGCATATGTCTGTACGTTGCACTGGAGGGAAAAACAGAGCACTTCTGCGAGAGCTTGGATTCAAATGTGGTTCATCTGGTCTCCAGGATTTTCCGTCTCTTTGGGGTTGTTCGCCTTCCCGGTCTGCGAGGCGGGATTTTCTGAGCTTTGACACATCTTTGGAGATGTCTGTTAAACAGGAGTCTGggaaaaaacatttgaaatcgtagaaatttttttgttttgccccTTTCCCATCCCCTTGTTGACTTGAAGCATCAAAGCAACCAGAACTTCACGCTTCTGAAGACTTGTGATGTTTGGATTTTATTgttgctatttttcttttagaggAAACTTGACAGAGGAACATATTTATAGTCCAAGTAAGTACTTTACAGAGGAAATTTAGTTTGtgtaacaaaaaaacccaaaacctaaTGTTGAGGTTTCTAGCATAAAGTGCATTGGATTAACGTCCATCCAAGGCTGCTTTAGCAAATTGTGTTGAATTGCAGTTTTTACAGTGTGCGTTCGTCCGCTCCTTCGTGTCCGTGGTAGTCCAGCACCTAGGGGAAAATGCACCTGATTTTGAGTTGgtataatattttttaagatgTATTTCAACACCGAGGAGGAAATGGTCCTAAAGTAAATTTATAATAAGTAATAAATGTGCACCTGGAAGTAAAGTATTTACAGCATTCTAATCCCTATTTATGCCGTGCATCTCAAACCAAGGAGGAAACACTGAGAAGACAAAAGTACCTCCGAGACCCCGAGAGCTCCCCCACACCAGCATGAATGAAACCGTGTCCAATACAATAACTGGATTATAATTTTTGGtgttattaattttattattattggcTGCTTTACTTTTTTGGGTTCATcctgctcctcttcttcctctctcccttcctcttGCTGCTTCCTCGTGGGAATTATGGCTCATCCGGGGAGAAGAGGCTACGATAACCGGGAGATAGTGCTGAAGTACATCCACTATAAACTCTCTCAGAGGGGATACGACTGGCCTGCCAGCGAGGACAGGGCATCCCTGcctccaggtctctctgctccttctgctgctgctgcggttgctgctgctgggacttCCTCTGATCACACTGGGCCGGTGTCTCCGCACCCCGAGCCCCCCGGCTCGGCTGCTGCTAGCCACGCGCCCCCGGCCGAGGGGCTGCGCCCCGCACCCCAGGTCGTGCACCTCGTCCTGCGCCAGGCAGGGGACGAGTTCTCCCGACGCTACCAGAGGGACTTTGCCCAGATGTCCGGCCAGCTGCACCTGACGCCCCTCACGGCCAGGAGCCGCTTTGTGGCAGTCGTGGAGGAGCTCTTCCGAGATGGGGTTAACTGGGGCAGGATTGTGGCCTTCTTCGAGTTTGGCGGTGTGATGTGCGTGGAGAGCGTCAACCGGGAGATGTCTCACCTCGTGGACAGCATCGCCGCCTGGATGACCGAGTACCTGAACCGGCAGCTGCACAACTGGATCCAGGACAACGGAGGCTGGGTAAGTGCCCCGACTGCTCGGTTCCTTTCCCGTGGCTGGTGGGACCCCAGGCTGGGAAGTGCCCGGCATCGCATTCATGACAGCAAAAGGTTTGCCCAGGGGGTGTCTGCAGTGAGATGTGCCAAAGCAGTGCAGGCCTTTTGCCAGTTGTCAGGTTTCACCTCCATGCAGGGTAGGGTGGAGTGGTTTGAGGTGAGGAGAACTACTACAGCTTGTGAGCAAAAGGGGTGAGCAAAAGGGGTGAGCAAAAGGGGTGAGCAAGGCTCTGTCTTCATCAGCACTCTCCACTTTCTGTGGTCTCCAGTTCTCCTGTACACCCTCACCTGCTGGCCGAACGGAGGCAGCTTCCTAGCCAAGGCAGGTTCCTAGCCAAGGCAGGGTCGTGCAGTGGGGTGGGAGGGGGCAGCATAGATGCCCATCCAGCTGCCAGGCAGAagaggcacacacacacacattttggCATGTCCCAGGCAGTGTCGGGACAGCAGGGcccacctgtgtgtgtgtgcctgcagtATCCCTACCTGTGAGGGGTGATGTACCAGACTGGTGTGCAGCAAACATGGGATCCTGGTGTTGCCAGCAAGCAGGTGGCCATCAGTGACAGTGTCTGCAGCTGAGGTTGTCACTGGAGTGGGGTTTTATGGGATAAAATAAGTCTAGAGTGAAAAACCTTTGTCTTGAGATGAAACAAAGGTGCTGGGAGACGTGTCTGTGGGATTGTTCTGGAAGATGAGTATTTGTTGTGATCTGATGAGTGGCTGTGTTTCTGGGGTAGAGATCACCTCTGTCTGGGGCAGGCTTCAGCATCAACTAGAAAGAGAAGCTTTCCACTGTGGAAAATGGAGAGCTTTTTCACTTGTAGTCAgttaaaagcttttccttttcctctctccctctctttccagaATAAGTAACTGCCTTGAATTAGAAGAgtatttgtttccttttttcctttattagtTGATGTACTGGAACAAAATGTGgtcccagctgctctcccacaAACCAAACCTGTTGTTGTATGTGTAGAGCTTATGATATTACTGTTTTGGAGGGAGAAATGGCAAAAGTTATACTGAAGAAGAAACCTGTGTTGAGAGCTGGCATAACTCACCTAGAAATGGAGGTCAGCTAGGTAGGACACTGGCAATTTCAGGTTTGGTCTCCTGTGAAATACAGAAAGCTGACTCAATTACACAGCACACCTTTAAGAGGTATGTgtagaaaaatgtaaattacaTGTATGTTTCCCAGTTAACATGTTTTTCAAGCTTGGTGTTTGTTAGCACTGGGTCTCTTGGTAAATCAGTGTTAGGCTAAATAATGTGCTGCCTGCATTGACCATCACTGTTAAAAAATGAAGGTGTTGCCTTCCcgccttccctgctgctgaacCTGCCTGACTAAAGGGGGTTCGTGTCCAGGGATGCAGAGGACATCTCCTGCTGCTATAACAGAGGGAGCAAGGCTTTGGGGCCCTTTTCTCAGCAGGAATCCACACTGCGCACCTCCCAGAGGAGTGCTGCTGATCCCTGCCTACAAGTCACACTGGAGGCAGGATTattctcctgctctcctctgcttccatcaagaagaaaaaaaaaatcaagattcATGGGGCCAGAAGGGGGAgcaaaaaatgtgtgtgtgtgtgtgtgtgtgtgtgtgtgtgtgtctgtgtgtgtctgtgtgtgtgtgtgtctgtgtattATATACAAATAGGcacacatacacagacacacacttatgtatatacacacatacatacagcATGGCTCCAGCACTTGGTTGTTGGGACCACACTTGGGAGAGGCAGGTCTATCCCCTGACCCCCTAGTTCATGGATCACTACAGAGGGTTTGTTAGTGCTGTGGGGGTCTTTTTTCACAAAACAGGtaactggagggaaaaaaaatctgaatggTTCAGGGTTTTGGAGAGCTTAGCTTGTTCAGAGACGAGCAGCTAAAGGGTTAGGGATTTTGGAATTGCACTTCTGGGCTGGGATGCCTTACTTGTGCGTAAGTCCCTCCTCAGGCTGGAAGCCCGTCTGCGGAGCTGAGGCCCTCGGTTCGCTCCAGAGCCAGTGAAGTCATTCTGTTGACTCCAGTGAGCTTTGGATCAAATCGTGAGCATGCTGGAGATGTATTGTCCTGTGGGTGTATTGTGTAAAGAGAAacataaataatgaataaaaccGAGAATGTGAAAAGACAGGTGTGACCAGGCGTGATTGGCCAGAGGAGGCGAGTGCTGGAGCTGTTGCTCGATAGTTAGAAGTACAAGAAACTTGGACTGTAAGCAATCACTGCCTtcaaaaggaaaggatttttcttaTCAATAGCCATTTAATTGTTTATTGAGGTTTCCTGTCAACAAAAGCTCCAGAATTTGGATGCACGTGATGCTGTTTACTGTCTCTTGTTATTTGTAATGTACACATGGAAGATTTGCAAAATACTACCTGAAGGTGGCTTTGCTTGTCTCTCTGATATATGGCTGGTACCTTTGAGCCCTAGCATTATTAAACACAGGCAAAGCCTTATAGCTGGTTACAAAGAACAAAAGACTAACCTGAAGTTGCAAACACAGCTTTTGGGATCCTCTCTTCAGGCAGAAGAAATCAAGGAGGGCGTGGGGCAgtggattttccttttctttttcttttctttttctagattTCAGGATCTGGCAGTGTAAAAGGATGCTTTAATACATGTACTCGGTCTCTTCAACTTCCTTCTTGCACCATTCCCCATGTATGAACCTTATTCATAAATGGCTCTTCCAGAGTGACTTTGTATGTGGTCATGCTTGGTAGGACTTCAGGACAGCCTCTTGCAAGATCTCCCTGTCATGCAGGGTGCTACGACAGGCAGAAGCCCTGGCTGCTGTAGCCTTCTCTTCCTTTATATTTTGGCTCCCTGGTAGTTTGTGGAGTGGTAAGTTTATTAGAGGCTGCACAGTTCCAGAGAAGAGAGTGTCACAGTTAGTCATGAGAGCCTGTTTTACACAGCAGGTAATTTGGGCAACATGAGCCTTGTGTCTCATGAATGGGCCTGTGTCTTACACTCAGGTCTGAAATTTGGTTGAGGTGTTTTTCTTATTTGTCTGTTTGATCTGAACCCATTCTATAAGTTGGCAGTGTATTTTCAGGATGTGAATTCTTTATATTACAAGAGAAACAAAGAAGGAAAGCATATCGAAGGGCAGGGTGGGAGGGGTATATAGCTGGTGGAGTATAAATTTTAGGCACTAGACATTGCTGATAATGGTGTCTGGGGCTGTTAATGCCCTTACAATACACGGCCTCATGGGTTTGTTCAAAACTTAGAAAAAGCAACAGATGGGGACGGCACGTAATCTGCATTATTAGCTTGTGGTTCTGGTGGCAAATAAATGCTGCTTTCAAAGATTTTCACTTTGGCCAGGATACCGCAATATTGTACTTTGGCCTGATAACATCTTaattgtattaaaaaagaaaaaaagaggagaacTAGCTCATCTCTGCAATTTTGTGGTACTTGGTATAATATatgctttctgattaaaaactTAATGgcttcattttaatttccagaGCTACAGAAGGACTGGCTTGGCAGTGGCCTGTCGCACTTGGCAACTTTTTTTGACGTTGACGTGGGGAACACTGAAGGGATGCAGTTGGT is part of the Ammospiza nelsoni isolate bAmmNel1 chromosome 1, bAmmNel1.pri, whole genome shotgun sequence genome and encodes:
- the BCL2 gene encoding apoptosis regulator Bcl-2, with protein sequence MAHPGRRGYDNREIVLKYIHYKLSQRGYDWPASEDRASLPPGLSAPSAAAAVAAAGTSSDHTGPVSPHPEPPGSAAASHAPPAEGLRPAPQVVHLVLRQAGDEFSRRYQRDFAQMSGQLHLTPLTARSRFVAVVEELFRDGVNWGRIVAFFEFGGVMCVESVNREMSHLVDSIAAWMTEYLNRQLHNWIQDNGGWDAFVELYGNGMRPLFDFSWISLKTILSLVLVGACITLGAYLGHK